Genomic segment of Synechococcus sp. A18-25c:
AGAGGTTCGGCAGCGCACCAATCAACGAGTCGGGGTAGCAGGTTTCGCTCATGCCCATCTGTTTGCCGGGCATGAACTCCAGAGAGCCGTGGGTGCCGAAGTGCAGCACCGCATCGGCTTTCCAGATTTTTTGGAGATAGGTGTAGTAAGCCGCGAAGCCATGGTGGGGGCTCGCACTCCGGGAGTAGAGCAAGCGCATGGGATCACCCTCGTAGCCGAAGGTGGGCTGCACGCCAACGAAGACGTTGCCGAAATGGCGACCGAAGACAAGCAGGTTCTGGCCGTCACTGTTGAGATTGCCAGGTGGCTTGCCCCAGTTCTCTTCCAGACGCTCGGAATAGGGCGTCAGGCGCTCATATTCCTCCACACTCATCCGGTGGGCGATCGACAGCTCCGGTGATCCCTCCATGGCATCGGCGTCATTGATCACCGCTTCCAGCAGGGCACGGGGGTTTGGAGGCAGATCCTGCACGTCGTAGCCCTGAGCCTTCATTTCCTCCATCACGCGATGGATGGAGCCGAACACATCGAGGTAGGCCGCTGTTCCGACATTGCCCTTGTCGGGAGGGAAGCTGAAGACTGTGATGGCCAGCTTTTTCTCCGTGCGCGGCTTGATCCGCAGCGATGACCAGCGGATGGCGCGTTCCGCAATGGCATCAACTCGATCTTGCAGCGTGTGCGCTTTGCCGGTGGCGTCATCGCGACCGGAGAGGACGATCGGCTCAATGGCACCGTCGAGTTCCGGGATCGCGATCTGCAGGGCGACCTGCACCGGGTGGAGGCCTAGGTCACTGTCTTCCCATTCCTGAGTGGTCTGGAACACCAGCGGAAGAGCCACCATGTAGGGCCGATTCAACTTCTTGAGCGACTCGATGGCCTTGGGGTGATCCTGACGAGCGGGACCACCCACCAGTGCAAAACCGGTCAGCGAGACTGTGCCGTCAACCAGCGGTTGCTCTGGGTTCAGCGGGTCGTAAAAGAAGGCGTTAACTGGCTTGGAGAAGTCCAGGCCACCGCAAAAGATCGGGATCACGCGGGCACCGCGGAATTCCAGCTCCTGGATGGTGGCGACATAGTGAGCATCGTCACCGGTCACGATGTGGCTGCGCTGCAGCACCAGTCCGATCACGGGCCCTTTGCGGGCTTCTTCAGAGAGATCGGTGCGGCTCGCGGTCCAGTTGAGATATTCCTTGAGGTCCTCGAACATGGATGGTGCGAGGGGGTGCCAGATGCCCAAGTCGGGGAAGACTTCGGGTTCAGCCACCTGCATCTCGGGACGTTCCTCGCCCTCGGCAGCGGGGAACACGTATTTATCCGCAAGCATCAACAGAAAGTTGCGAAGATTGTCTGGCGTTCCGCCAAGCCAGTACTGGAAGCTGAGCATGAAGCTTCTAGCGTCCTGGGCCTTCTCAACCGGCAGATACTTCAGAACGGTCGGAAGCGTGTTCAGCAGCTTGAGCATCGCGTCCTGGAACCCGGCTCCACCGGCTTCCTTTCGCTTTTTCATGAAGCCGGCAATGGCGCTCTTGCTCTGACCGAGCTGCGCCATCGAGAAGCTACCCAATTTGTTCAGACGCATCACCTCCGGCATGGAGGGGAAGACCACCGCAGCCTTGAGACGGTCGCGGTGGGGAGCAACGGCATCCACCACCTTCTGAGCCAGATCCTCAATGAAAATCAAGGAAGCGACGAAGACATCTGCTTCGGACACGTCGCGCTTGAAATTTTCGTAGTTGGTCTCATCGCGCAGCTCCTCGATCAGGTAGCCGCAAAGATCGATGCCGAGATCACCATTGGCAGCGTTCAGAGCTGTTGCCGCCTGGGTGAGTGCATTTTGATACTGGGGCTCAAGAACCACGTACACCGCCTTCATGACGGATTTGTGGTTTTGACCCTCCACAGGAGCAACGCGGCGATCGGCGGAGCGGACCTGTGTGAACATCAGCGCACTTTTAGCTATATGAAGAACGATACGGCCGACAGGCCACCACTGCGTTATTCCACAACCTTGGTGTTACAACCCGGCTGCCCCATAGGCTCATTCGAGACCGATTTCCCGCATGAGCGCTTCTGCGAGTCCTTCAATCCCTGTGCTGGTGACCGGAGCGCTGGGGCGCATGGGAGCCGAAGTGATCCGCGCCGTGCAGGCATCGCCTGACTGCCATCTGGTGGGGGCAATCGACACGACACCTGGCAAAGAGGGTGCCGATGTCGGTGAGCTGCTGGGACTGGGGGAACTTGAGGTAGCGCTTACAGCCGACCTCGAAGGCTGTCTTTGCGCCAGCAGCCAGGCGGTGCGTGATTCGGGCCCGGGGAAGGGTGCAGTGATGGTGGATTTCACCCACCCATCAGTTGTTTACAACAACACAAGGGCTGCGATCGCTTACGGCGTGCATCCCGTGATTGGCACCACCGGCTTGTCACCTGAGCAGCTGCGGGATTTGCAGACGTTTTCTGAAAAGGCCTCGGTGGGAGGGGCTGTGATCCCCAATTTCTCGGTTGGCATGGTGCTGCTTCAGCAGGCAGCGGCCGCAGCGGCGCGCTTTTATGACCACGCTGAGCTAACGGAATTGCATCACAACCGCAAGGCGGATGCTCCCAGTGGCACTTGCATCAAGACTGCAGAGCTGATGGAAGAACTGGGAAAAACCTTCAACGCCGCGGAAGTGGATGAGCATGAGTCCCTCGAGGGCAGTCGCGGCGGTCAGCGCCCCAGCGGCCTTCGGCTCCACTCCCTTCGTCTTCCCGGGCTTGTGGCGCACCAGGAGGTGATGTTTGGGGCTCCCGGTGAGACCTATACCCTTCGCCACGACACGATCGACCGATCCGCTTATATGCCGGGGGTTCTCCTCTGTGTTCGGAAGGTTCGTCAGCTTTCGGGTCTTGTTTACGGCCTCGAACGCCTCCTTTGAGTCGTCATGCTCATTCCTCTAAGGCCCGGTGAATTGCAGCGGCTGATACCGGCGGTGGCCACGGGAACTCAGTTCCAGGCCATGGTCGGTGATCCCCGCAAAATCCTGCAGAGGCTGTTGATTTCAGGCATTGGTGGCGTGATCACGCTGTTGATCAGTCAGAGCTTGTCGTTCAACCGTTGGGGATCGGTGTGGCTCGTGGCGGGTGTAGTGCTTCTGCTCTACATCCTCTGGGGACCGATCCTTGAGGCGGGCCGCCGCAATGCCACCTTGCGGCGCTATCCCGCGGCTGCACTGTTCGAGGGAGAGGTGGTGGATGCCTACACCCGAGAGCGGGTTGAAAATCAGCGTGAGCAGGCGGACGCCAACGGCCGGTTGGAGCTCGTCGAGAATCGGCGAACCTGGATGATTCTCGAGCTGGCGGATGAAGACGGCTACCTGGGTCGCGTCAGTTTTCCAATGGCCAAAACCCATTCCGCCATTCGAGCCGGGGTGCTGATTCGTTGTCTGGTGCTGAGCGAACGCAAGGACTTTTCCCGCATCGGTGCTCTGAGTGATGCCTGGTTACCCGAGCTGAGACTTTGGGTCGGCGAGTATCCGTTTCTTTTGCGTCCGGCCTTTGAAGATTTATGCAGGCTGCGGTTGCGTAAAAGTTCTTAATAAGTAGGTTAAGCTGTGTAAAGAAGACAGGTTGAACATGTCCCAGGCTCCCTCCAATGCTCCCACCATCCGTGGTGCCAGCGTCACCACTGAAGATGGTGGCCGCCTTAATGCCTTCGCCACTGAGCCCCGCATGGAAGTCGTCGACACCGAAAGTGGCTGGGGATTCCACGACCGGGCCGAAAAGCTGAACGGTCGCATGGCCATGCTGGGCTTTATTGCGCTTCTCGCCACAGAGTTTGCCCTCGGAGGCGAAGCTTTCACGCGTGGTCTTCTTGGTATCGGCTGAACGAGTTGACTTCTGTGGTGACGATTGCTTCTCCAACGCGGGATTCAGTGGCCACCACAGATCTTCGTCGCTTTCGAATTGTCGGAGCTGGTCCTACGGGAGCACTACTGGCTCTTGGACTAGCGCGCCAAGGTCACTCAGTTGATTTGATCGACGCACTACCCCGGCAGGCATTGCTCGATCGCAGTCGTGCATACGCCATGACGCACTCGTCTCGGCGGTTGCTTCAACGCCTCGAGCTCTGGTCCGATTTGTCCCCTGAGCTCACACCCTTCACAGCGCTACGTCTTGATGATCGAGCCACCCATCAGACCGCTTGGTTCACACTGAATGATCTGAACGATGCCAACCGCAAGGCCGAAGCCATTGGTTGGATCCTTGATCATCGACCGTTGATGCGCCTGTTGCTGGACCATCTTGAGCAATCACCGCGGGTAGCGTTGCGCTTTGGCGTTGCCGACAACGCCCCCTTTGCATCCCCTGCCTCCGTCTCGGGGGAGTGGATGATTGCGGCTGATGGCCCCCGCTCCTCGCTGCGCGAACGCTCGGGGGTTCTGTATTGGTCTCATCGTTATCAGCAGGGATGTCTGACTGCCAAGGTTCGTCTGCGGGGTGCTGAACCTTTCACGGCCTACGAGTTGTTCCGGCCTGAAGGTCCGATGGCCGTTCTTCCCCTCGGAGAGGATCGCTATCAGGTCGTCTGGAGTGCGCCGATCAGTCTGTGTCGCGATCGTGCCGGGTCCAACAGCATGGAACTCCTGTCGGCTCTCACGGCCATTCTCCCGGAAGAGCTCTCGGTCACAGAACTGTTGGACCGCCCAGGGGCTTTCCCTTTGGAGTTGAGCTTCGCGCCGCGACTCGATCGTCATCGTTTGCTGCTGGTGGGTGAATCGGGGCATCGTTGCCATCCGGTCGGAGGTCAGGGGTTGAACCTCTGCTGGCGTGACGTCAGTGATCTGTTGGATTTAACCCAGCAACTGCGCAATGGAGTCTTGACATCACGCGCTCTGCCCCGCCGTTACACGCGCAGGCGGAGACTGGACCTGTTGGGTGTCCTGCTGGCAACCGATCTATTGATTCGGTTCTTCTCCAATCGTCACCTGCTGCTCTTGCCGCTCCGACGCTTGGCACTCGTCGCGCTTGCCCAGCTGGGTTGGCTCCGTCGTCTCAGTCTTTCCGCAATGACCGATGGTCCGGGCACACTGCTGAGATCACTGCCAGAGTGAGCCCAATACACTCTTCGTCATGGTCATCAGCAGTGATCCTCAACCGGCAGTGTCCAGGGCGCTGATTGACTTTCTCCACCAAAAACTCGGGTTGAGTGACAACGCCATCAATCTGGGACTCCGTCAGGCTGAGCTCGAACAGGCGCCGTTGCCTGTGGTGCTTTGGAGTTTCGGTTTGCTGAACCTGACGCAATATCAAGACGTTCTCGACTGGCAGCTGCAACAACAGTCCTGAAGGTCTCTGTGCGCTCTCCAGCGTGGATCAGCCATAGGTGATCAAGGAGTCGATCGCCACGCCTTCAGGCAGACGCTGACGACCCTCAAGATCAGCCAGTTCCACCACGAACGCGCAGCCGAGCAGTTGTCCTCCAGCACGTTCAATCAGCTGAACGCTGGCTGCCGCCGTGCCTCCGGTGGCGAGAAGGTCGTCCACCAACAAAACGCTGGAACCGTCGGCAAGAGCGTCGGCATGAATTTCCAGCCGATCGGTGCCGTATTCAAGTGAATAGTCGATGCCAACTACCTCACCTGGCAGCTTTCCGGGCTTCCGAATGGGGACGAAGCCGAGGTTTCGTCGGGTCGCAATCGCAGTCCCCACGATGAATCCTCGCGATTCAATGCCCACGATCAAATCCGGTTGGAGGCGCTCACAGATGTCGTCAAACTGACGCATGACCTCAGCCCAGCCTTCAGGAGCGCGCAGCAGAGGCGTGATGTCGCGAAACAGGATTCCTGGCTTCGGAAAGTCGGGGACATCACGAATGAACTGACGAAGATCCACAGGGTGGTGACGCGAAGGCCTCAACCCTGCCATCATCGCAGCCATGACTGAAGTCACTGCTCAGGCGGCTCCTGATCCGTCCTTGCCAGATGCCGTCCTTGGCCGTCGTGCGCTCGAGCGCCTAGATCTGCTGTTGCTCACCGTTGAGTCTCTCGATCTCAATGGTGGTGAGGCCATGCTGTGGGCCACGCGCCAACTGGGCTTCGAGTCGATCTTTCCCAATCGCGTCGAGCTCTGGAAACGTCGCTGCCACAATCCCCTGCGACGTTCCACCCGTCGGGGGCAGCTCAGTGCTGTGGAAACCGAGGCTTTGATCAGAATTCTCTGCGTCATGGCTGACAGGCTCTATCCGATGCTTCATCAGCTCTTGTCGAGTCGTGAACCGGAACACCTCACCCGCGAACGCTGGGCGCTGGTTGATCAGCGTCTTCGCGATTTGATCGAAGAACGCATGAACCCACGCCGCGGGGCGATTCAACGGTTGCTGGGCGTTGAACCTGGAGCTGCCCTCCAGCGCCAACTGGTTCTCACTCTGGCTCTGGCGTCTGGTCCCGGAGGCGTCGATCGTCTACGCGCCAGCCTTCTTGACCCCACCCCCTGAACGTTGAACGGCGATGTTGAAACAGTCTTACCGCTATGACCAAACCTCAACCCGTTTGGAGGTGGAGGGACTCCCTGACCTCTCAGCCGGTCACGGTGATCAGGCCATCGGCATCCTGTCGTCCTGGCGGTTGATGATTGTCGGCGGCACAGAAGTCGAAGGCCGACGTGAACATCTGGAATCGCTCATGCGCGTGGTGATTCCCTACGTGCGATTGCGGCTCTCCAACGTGGTCCGTTCCGTGGGAGAGGAGGGGGATCCCGTCAGAATCGTGGCAGAGGGGGTTCAGCATCGACTGGATCTGACGAGCGGTCAGGCCGATGTTCCACCTTTATCGATTCGCCTAGACGACGCGGAGCTTGCTGATCTTGTGCGCTGTCTGGATGCCCTGCGGATGGACACCCGTGTTCGCCTCGACTGGCCGTCCATCCAGCATGAACCGCTGCATCGTCGCGATCTTGTCGAACGCATCCCCCTGACGAAACGGCTGGCAACTCCTTTGCTGGGAGGAGCGACGTTTGCTGTTCTTGGTCTTGTCGCCATGCTGCTTCCAGTGCCGCAGCTTGAACCTGGTCCTCAGGAGATCACTGAACCCTTGAGCACGGAGGCTCCGATCAGCGATCCTTCACAAGAGGACGAGAAGCGTTGACCTGACGAAGGGCCTCACCAGAATGTGACGATGCGTTCAGGCCACTGATGCGTCCTCGCGGTGATTGTCGAACTGAGGCATCCAGTCAACCGTGGTTGCCGGTTGCTGTTCGGCAATGTCCATGAGGTCTCCGAACCTTCGTCCTCTGCGACCAATGTCGAAGACCCGTCGTGTGTTCACGGACCGTCAGCCTCGCCGTCAGCCATCGATTGGCAGGCAGTTTGTCGAGGGTGTGTTGTTGTTGGCCCTCGGCTCCGCAGCTCTGGCATTCCTGAGCTGGTTGCCGCAAAAGGATGAAGGCTTGCTGGTGGTCAGCGAAGCCATCGCTGACCTCATCGGCGGCATCAGTCAGCTCCTTGAAGGGCTGCTGGGACTGGCGGCAGTGATTGTTGTCGCGCTCTTGTTGGTTGGCGCTCTGTTGGCGTTGATTTCAGGCCTCATTCGCTTGTTTCGCTCGCTCAAGCGCACCTTCAGCCCGCGAGCTCCCAAGTCGGTTGCTTCCATGCCTCGCCGTCGTCGCAATCGTCGCTAAGGCGTCATGCGTGGCGCCAGAGAACGCTGGACAGTCCAGAGCTCTGTCAGCGTGAGTCCCCCATCGCCATCGAGATCGAAGCTTGTGAAATTCCTGCTCAGCCAGGGCAGAGCCTGACATTCATAGCGATCGATGCGTCCATCACCATTGCGGTCAGCCTGGTGAAAACGTTGTTGCAAGCGTGCACCGCTCGGATGGGTGCTTCTGGCTTTGAGGTCGTCCAGCAGAAGAAATCCGCGTGAATCGCGACGCTGCAGCCGTCGTTCGAGGTACGGCTGGCCCTGAACCTCATCGGACTCCAGTCGTCCATCCCCGTTGACGTCGAGCCGTACGAACATCGCTTCCATCCGTTGCCCGTAGATCTCCACCGGCCGAGGATCTGCCAAAACAGCCACAGATGACATCAGGCCCCCGATTCCGATCAGCCCAATGGCGCTCCAGCAAGATCGGTTCAAGGGCTTCAGCATCCCTTGAGCTTATGGACGCTGGGCGTGAAGGACATGTCTGAGTCGTGACAGTCCTCCGATCAGCTGTGACAGGGTCCTTTCCTGCGAGACATCGAGTGGCGAGATCCATACCATCGAATCAGCATCAAGATGGATCGAAAGCCATGGCTGTGAACCCGACGAACTGGGTGCTCGAATGATGACCTCCACCGCCAATTCTTCAGCTAAGCCCGCGGCGAAGAAACCCTCGATGATCTGGGTCGTGGACGATGATCCCGATCTGCGCCAGATGGTTGGCACGTACTTAATCGATCAGGGTTATGACGTTCGCAGTCTCAGTGATGTGAAGCAGCTTGAGGCACGCCTTGAATTTCAGCGTCCAGATCTGATTGTGCTCGACCTGATGATGCCCGGAGATGACGGTCTCACCGCGCTGCGTCGTCTGCGGGATGCTGGCGATGATCTTCCTGTCGTGATGCTCACGGCGCGTGGTGATGGAGTGGATCGCATCATTGGACTGGAACAGGGCGCAGATGACTACCTGGCCAAGCCGTTCCTACCCCGTGAGCTGTCGGCCCGCATCGAGGCGGTGCTGAGGCGTCGCAGTGCGCTTCCCGCCGGGACGCCGTTGGCTGAGGGTGGTGATGTGGTGTTCGGTGAAAATGTGCTGGACCTTGCCGCACGGACGCTGATGCGCGAAGGACAGCCTGTGGTGATCACCAGTGGTGAATTCAGCTTGTTGGCCGCTTTTGTTCAGCATCCCCATCGTCCGCTGTCTCGCGAACGGCTGATTGAGCTAGCTAGGGGTCCCGGTTGCGACACCGATAGCCGCAGCATGGACGTGCAGGTCTCCAGGGTGCGCAAGTTGGTGGAACCTGACCCGACCAGGCCGCGCTATCTGCAGACCGTCTGGGGATACGGTTATGTGTTTGTTCCGGATGGCGAGCCTCGTACGAGGCATTGATCCACCAGGTTCAATCAGCGTGACGCGTCAGCATCATTGCGTTGCTTTGATCGTTGTCCGTGAATTGCGAACACAAAAAACGATTTCGATGATATCAACATCCAGGTTTGTCAACACATCAAGCGCAATGAGTTGCGCTTGATGTGTTGCCTTGAGATCCCTCCCGATGATCATCACTTAGGTCTGATTAGAGGGCACTGGACGTTGCCACCGCCAGGACGCTAAACCCAAGCCTGCAAAGGCAATAGCAAGGAGGCCCAACGCTTCTCGAATGCCAAACAATTCACCTGTCACTCCCATCGCTAAGCCTCCAAAAACACCGGCGATCGTGTTTGAGCGACCGATGATGTCGAAGCGTCGTGCAGGATTTCCGTAGGGCTGAAGATGATCAACAAGTTCAAGCTGAATTCTCGCAATCGAAGCACCTAACGGCATGAAGAGAACAACGTCAAGCCATATCGGAGTGTTTGGATGTGCCGCCAGAAAAATCAAGATCGCGCACAAACCGTAGTAAGAGTCAGTCTTCATTTTTAGAAGAAGACGCTTCTGAAATACGCGACCGAGCATGAACGAACCGATGATCCAGGAGAGATCAACTGAATCTCCTCCTTTAATTTGGAGGACCCACAAGGGCAGCAGAGAAAAGAGAGCGCCGTCCGCCCAACCGTTCAATAGGCTCCATCGTTCCAACGGTGGAACGCCCTTTTTGATCTCTGTTTGATTGGGTGATGCTTGTGACTGCTTTTTGTTCTCTCGATCGGCAAGCCAGGCAACGGGAAGCATCAGCAACAGTGTCGGTGGTAAGAGTTTGAAAGCTGGGTAAATAATCCCTCCCAGGAATGTTCCAGTAACCCCTCCTATATCCTTGCCTTGAAGAACTTGTTGATTTGTGATTCCTTCGCTTGTTTGTGTAAATCCTATGATTACTGCGTCACTCTTGGTGATTCC
This window contains:
- a CDS encoding EF-hand domain-containing protein; its protein translation is MNRSCWSAIGLIGIGGLMSSVAVLADPRPVEIYGQRMEAMFVRLDVNGDGRLESDEVQGQPYLERRLQRRDSRGFLLLDDLKARSTHPSGARLQQRFHQADRNGDGRIDRYECQALPWLSRNFTSFDLDGDGGLTLTELWTVQRSLAPRMTP
- a CDS encoding high light inducible protein, yielding MSQAPSNAPTIRGASVTTEDGGRLNAFATEPRMEVVDTESGWGFHDRAEKLNGRMAMLGFIALLATEFALGGEAFTRGLLGIG
- a CDS encoding adenine phosphoribosyltransferase, whose translation is MAAMMAGLRPSRHHPVDLRQFIRDVPDFPKPGILFRDITPLLRAPEGWAEVMRQFDDICERLQPDLIVGIESRGFIVGTAIATRRNLGFVPIRKPGKLPGEVVGIDYSLEYGTDRLEIHADALADGSSVLLVDDLLATGGTAAASVQLIERAGGQLLGCAFVVELADLEGRQRLPEGVAIDSLITYG
- the dapB gene encoding 4-hydroxy-tetrahydrodipicolinate reductase, giving the protein MSASASPSIPVLVTGALGRMGAEVIRAVQASPDCHLVGAIDTTPGKEGADVGELLGLGELEVALTADLEGCLCASSQAVRDSGPGKGAVMVDFTHPSVVYNNTRAAIAYGVHPVIGTTGLSPEQLRDLQTFSEKASVGGAVIPNFSVGMVLLQQAAAAAARFYDHAELTELHHNRKADAPSGTCIKTAELMEELGKTFNAAEVDEHESLEGSRGGQRPSGLRLHSLRLPGLVAHQEVMFGAPGETYTLRHDTIDRSAYMPGVLLCVRKVRQLSGLVYGLERLL
- a CDS encoding DUF3038 domain-containing protein, with amino-acid sequence MTEVTAQAAPDPSLPDAVLGRRALERLDLLLLTVESLDLNGGEAMLWATRQLGFESIFPNRVELWKRRCHNPLRRSTRRGQLSAVETEALIRILCVMADRLYPMLHQLLSSREPEHLTRERWALVDQRLRDLIEERMNPRRGAIQRLLGVEPGAALQRQLVLTLALASGPGGVDRLRASLLDPTP
- a CDS encoding response regulator, which codes for MIWVVDDDPDLRQMVGTYLIDQGYDVRSLSDVKQLEARLEFQRPDLIVLDLMMPGDDGLTALRRLRDAGDDLPVVMLTARGDGVDRIIGLEQGADDYLAKPFLPRELSARIEAVLRRRSALPAGTPLAEGGDVVFGENVLDLAARTLMREGQPVVITSGEFSLLAAFVQHPHRPLSRERLIELARGPGCDTDSRSMDVQVSRVRKLVEPDPTRPRYLQTVWGYGYVFVPDGEPRTRH
- a CDS encoding FAD-dependent monooxygenase; protein product: MATTDLRRFRIVGAGPTGALLALGLARQGHSVDLIDALPRQALLDRSRAYAMTHSSRRLLQRLELWSDLSPELTPFTALRLDDRATHQTAWFTLNDLNDANRKAEAIGWILDHRPLMRLLLDHLEQSPRVALRFGVADNAPFASPASVSGEWMIAADGPRSSLRERSGVLYWSHRYQQGCLTAKVRLRGAEPFTAYELFRPEGPMAVLPLGEDRYQVVWSAPISLCRDRAGSNSMELLSALTAILPEELSVTELLDRPGAFPLELSFAPRLDRHRLLLVGESGHRCHPVGGQGLNLCWRDVSDLLDLTQQLRNGVLTSRALPRRYTRRRRLDLLGVLLATDLLIRFFSNRHLLLLPLRRLALVALAQLGWLRRLSLSAMTDGPGTLLRSLPE
- a CDS encoding DUF4335 domain-containing protein produces the protein MLKQSYRYDQTSTRLEVEGLPDLSAGHGDQAIGILSSWRLMIVGGTEVEGRREHLESLMRVVIPYVRLRLSNVVRSVGEEGDPVRIVAEGVQHRLDLTSGQADVPPLSIRLDDAELADLVRCLDALRMDTRVRLDWPSIQHEPLHRRDLVERIPLTKRLATPLLGGATFAVLGLVAMLLPVPQLEPGPQEITEPLSTEAPISDPSQEDEKR
- a CDS encoding DUF2949 domain-containing protein, whose product is MVISSDPQPAVSRALIDFLHQKLGLSDNAINLGLRQAELEQAPLPVVLWSFGLLNLTQYQDVLDWQLQQQS